One Oryzomonas sagensis DNA segment encodes these proteins:
- the murB gene encoding UDP-N-acetylmuramate dehydrogenase — protein MNLENISIRGQLLYDEPMSRHTSLKVGGAADLYAEPEDADDLLTLVRSLKERQAPWLTIGRGYNLLVRDGGIRGAVISLARFNRISEAGERLIRAEAGVENLALVRFAQERGLGGIGYISGIPGTVGGAVKMNAGAYGSGVLERLESLTLLLGDTVAEYRREELDYGYRRLTLPVGAIVLAALFRLVEYDPQQTEEEIRKDTELRRSKHNVGFPSAGSFFKNPSGQAAWRLIDRANLRGVTVGGAQVSKVHSNFLINRGGATAADFLGLATRVKEAVFAATGVQLEEEVRIVGEEP, from the coding sequence CTGAATCTGGAGAACATCAGCATACGGGGCCAACTGCTGTACGACGAGCCCATGAGCAGGCATACCTCCCTCAAGGTGGGCGGGGCGGCCGACCTGTACGCCGAGCCGGAGGACGCGGACGACCTGCTGACGCTGGTGCGCAGCCTGAAGGAGCGCCAGGCGCCCTGGCTGACCATCGGCCGTGGCTACAACCTGCTGGTGCGGGACGGCGGCATCCGGGGAGCGGTGATCTCCCTGGCGCGCTTCAACCGCATCAGCGAGGCGGGCGAACGGTTGATCCGGGCCGAAGCCGGGGTGGAAAACCTGGCGTTGGTACGCTTCGCCCAGGAACGGGGCCTGGGCGGCATCGGCTACATCTCCGGCATCCCCGGCACGGTGGGGGGAGCGGTCAAGATGAATGCCGGAGCCTATGGCTCGGGGGTCCTGGAACGGTTGGAATCCCTGACACTCCTCTTGGGGGACACGGTGGCCGAGTACCGCAGGGAGGAGTTGGATTACGGCTATCGCCGCCTGACGCTGCCGGTGGGGGCAATCGTGCTGGCCGCCCTGTTCAGACTCGTGGAATACGACCCGCAGCAGACCGAGGAAGAGATTCGCAAGGATACGGAATTGCGGCGCTCGAAGCACAACGTGGGCTTTCCCAGTGCCGGGTCGTTTTTCAAGAACCCTTCGGGCCAGGCCGCCTGGCGGCTGATCGACCGGGCCAACCTGCGCGGTGTCACGGTGGGCGGGGCCCAGGTGTCGAAGGTACACAGCAATTTTCTGATCAACCGCGGCGGGGCAACGGCGGCCGACTTCCTGGGACTGGCCACAAGGGTCAAGGAGGCGGTATTCGCGGCAACCGGCGTGCAGCTTGAGGAAGAGGTCAGGATCGTAGGAGAGGAACCATGA
- a CDS encoding D-alanine--D-alanine ligase: MKDKRIGVLMGGLSAERQVSLNSGAAVHKALIAQGYDAVAIDVGRDLAAVLEREGVQAAFIALHGRYGEDGCIQGLLELLQIPYTGSGVLASALAMHKLFSKQTFTASGILTAPFRHFRRGEAVRLPELPFGLPLVVKPVQEGSSVGISIVREERQLVPALELAFRHDSEILVEQYIKGQEVQVGILEDRPVGAIEIVPKGEFYDYEAKYTDGMAEHIFPARLSGPLYEKALQTGLAAHRSLGCSGYSRVDLLVTADGECYVLEVNTLPGMTALSLLPEIAAKGAGLSFEALVSRIIDAATLSIKAD; encoded by the coding sequence ATGAAAGACAAAAGAATCGGCGTGCTGATGGGGGGGCTCTCGGCGGAACGGCAGGTGTCCCTGAACAGCGGCGCCGCCGTGCACAAGGCCCTGATTGCCCAAGGGTACGATGCCGTGGCCATCGACGTGGGTCGCGACCTGGCGGCGGTGCTTGAACGGGAGGGGGTCCAGGCGGCCTTCATCGCCCTGCACGGACGCTACGGCGAGGACGGCTGTATCCAAGGGCTTCTGGAGCTGCTGCAGATCCCCTATACCGGTTCCGGGGTTCTGGCCAGCGCCCTGGCCATGCACAAGCTCTTCAGCAAACAGACCTTCACGGCAAGCGGTATCCTGACGGCCCCCTTCCGCCATTTCCGCCGGGGCGAGGCGGTACGGCTCCCGGAGCTCCCCTTCGGCCTGCCCCTGGTGGTCAAACCGGTGCAGGAGGGCTCTTCGGTGGGGATCTCCATCGTCAGGGAGGAACGGCAACTGGTTCCCGCCCTTGAATTGGCCTTCCGCCACGACAGCGAGATTCTGGTGGAACAGTACATCAAGGGGCAGGAGGTGCAGGTCGGCATCCTGGAGGACCGCCCCGTCGGCGCCATCGAGATCGTGCCCAAGGGCGAATTCTACGATTACGAAGCCAAGTATACCGACGGCATGGCCGAGCATATCTTTCCGGCCCGCCTGTCAGGGCCTCTGTACGAAAAGGCGTTGCAAACCGGCCTGGCGGCCCACCGCTCCCTGGGGTGCAGCGGTTACAGCCGGGTAGACCTGCTCGTCACCGCAGACGGGGAATGTTACGTCCTGGAGGTCAACACCCTGCCCGGCATGACCGCCCTGTCGCTGTTGCCGGAGATCGCCGCCAAGGGCGCCGGGCTTTCCTTTGAGGCGCTGGTGTCACGCATCATCGACGCGGCAACACTCTCGATCAAGGCAGACTGA
- a CDS encoding cell division protein FtsQ/DivIB, which produces MRDFAASPYHRKKVAVNKVKIQRQPLDLKKYLRPLGKVTLGLSGAMLLCALFFGIYRAVSSATFFRLKNVEVSNSKRLTREEILAIAGAEPGGDLLRMNLKLMGEHLMRNPWIESVRIRRYLPDGLSIAVTEREPLAVVNMGFIYYLDTKGNVFKVLNQGDRLDYPVITGFSEEDLNTDPAGTREALKATCDLLTILREKGAFILADVSEIHYDKGYGFTMFTSSGALPVKIGSGDFAAKVDRFARIYRELMAQRATLHYIDLDYNDKIVVKKG; this is translated from the coding sequence ATGCGCGATTTCGCAGCCTCGCCATACCACCGTAAAAAGGTGGCCGTCAACAAGGTCAAGATTCAGCGCCAACCGCTGGACCTGAAGAAATACCTGCGCCCGTTGGGCAAGGTTACCCTTGGCCTGAGCGGCGCGATGTTGCTCTGCGCACTGTTCTTCGGCATCTACCGGGCCGTTTCCTCCGCAACCTTCTTCCGCCTCAAGAATGTGGAGGTTTCCAATTCCAAGCGCCTGACCCGGGAGGAGATCCTGGCCATCGCCGGTGCCGAACCGGGCGGGGACCTGCTGCGCATGAATCTTAAGCTCATGGGCGAGCACCTCATGCGGAATCCCTGGATCGAGTCGGTCCGTATCCGGCGCTACCTCCCGGACGGCCTTTCCATCGCCGTCACCGAACGCGAACCGCTCGCCGTGGTCAACATGGGCTTCATCTACTACCTGGATACCAAGGGCAACGTCTTCAAGGTACTCAACCAGGGGGACCGCCTGGATTACCCGGTCATCACCGGCTTCAGCGAAGAGGACCTGAACACCGACCCGGCCGGGACCCGGGAAGCCCTCAAAGCGACCTGCGACCTGCTCACGATTTTGCGTGAAAAAGGCGCATTTATCCTTGCAGATGTATCGGAGATTCATTACGATAAGGGCTACGGATTCACGATGTTTACCTCTTCCGGCGCACTGCCGGTGAAGATCGGCTCCGGCGATTTCGCCGCCAAGGTGGATCGGTTTGCCCGCATCTACCGGGAACTCATGGCCCAGCGAGCCACGCTGCATTACATCGATCTCGATTACAACGACAAGATCGTGGTAAAAAAAGGTTAA
- the ftsA gene encoding cell division protein FtsA produces MSATKRDNLIVGLDIGTTKICAIVGNVTEDGIDIVGIGTSPSSGLRKGVVINIESTVASIRKAIDEAELMAGCEIKSVYAGIAGGHIKGINSQGVIAIKNREVAQEDVRRVIDAAKAIAIPMDREVIHILPQEFIIDEQDGIREPLGMSGVRLEAKVHIVTGAVASAQNIVKSCNRAGLDVADIVLEQLASSEAVLSADEKELGVCLVDIGGGTTDIAIFAEGAIKYTSVLSLGGNHLTNDIAVGLRTPMAEAEKIKQKYGCCLSALVGKDDKIEVPSVGGRKPRELSRNVLCEILGPRVEEMFTLVNREIIKSGLEDSIASGVVITGGSSILEGMPELAEQIFNLPVRRGLPQRIGGLVDVVNSPVYATGVGLIVYGSRNFGAREFPTSKSEDSIFSNAVRRMKTWFREFF; encoded by the coding sequence ATGTCAGCAACCAAAAGAGATAATCTGATTGTCGGTCTCGATATCGGCACCACCAAAATCTGTGCCATTGTGGGCAATGTCACGGAGGACGGCATCGACATCGTCGGCATCGGCACCAGCCCGTCCAGCGGTTTGCGCAAAGGGGTGGTGATCAACATCGAGAGCACGGTTGCCTCCATCCGCAAGGCCATCGACGAGGCCGAGCTGATGGCCGGCTGCGAGATCAAGTCGGTGTATGCCGGCATCGCCGGCGGTCACATCAAAGGGATCAACTCCCAGGGGGTGATCGCCATCAAGAATCGCGAGGTGGCCCAGGAAGACGTGCGCCGGGTGATCGACGCCGCCAAGGCCATCGCCATCCCCATGGACCGCGAGGTGATCCACATCCTGCCGCAGGAATTCATCATCGACGAACAGGACGGCATCCGCGAACCGCTCGGCATGAGCGGCGTTCGCCTGGAGGCCAAGGTGCACATCGTCACCGGCGCCGTGGCCAGCGCCCAGAACATCGTCAAATCCTGCAACCGGGCCGGCCTGGACGTGGCCGATATCGTGCTGGAGCAGCTGGCCTCCTCCGAGGCCGTTCTGTCGGCCGACGAGAAGGAACTGGGTGTCTGCCTCGTGGATATCGGCGGCGGCACCACCGACATCGCCATCTTTGCCGAAGGGGCCATCAAATACACGTCGGTCCTCTCCCTGGGGGGCAACCACCTGACCAACGACATCGCCGTCGGCCTGCGCACCCCCATGGCCGAGGCGGAAAAGATCAAACAGAAGTACGGCTGCTGTCTTTCTGCGTTGGTGGGCAAGGACGACAAGATCGAGGTGCCCAGCGTCGGCGGCCGCAAGCCGCGGGAGCTGTCCCGCAACGTGTTGTGCGAGATCCTGGGCCCCCGCGTGGAGGAGATGTTCACCCTGGTGAACCGCGAGATCATCAAGTCCGGCCTGGAGGATTCCATCGCCTCGGGCGTGGTCATCACCGGCGGTTCCAGCATCCTGGAGGGAATGCCCGAACTGGCCGAGCAGATCTTCAACCTGCCGGTGCGCCGCGGCCTGCCCCAACGGATCGGCGGCCTGGTTGACGTGGTCAACTCCCCGGTCTATGCAACCGGTGTCGGCCTCATCGTCTACGGCAGCCGCAACTTCGGCGCCCGGGAATTCCCCACCAGCAAGTCGGAGGACAGCATCTTCAGCAATGCCGTGCGGCGGATGAAGACATGGTTCAGGGAGTTTTTCTGA
- the ftsZ gene encoding cell division protein FtsZ — translation MFEFDETIEQSAIIKVIGVGGGGGNAVNTMIANNIHKVDFIVANTDAQALRHSKAPVKLQLGGQLTKGLGAGANPNIGRDAALEDRENMTEMLKGADMIFIAAGMGGGTGTGAAPVIAEAAKEAGALTVGIVTKPFSREGKQRMAKAEEGIRELKKHVDSLIIIPNDRLLNIAPRSLGILDAFKPSDDVLRQAVQGISDLITTSGFINVDFADVKSIMSERGMAMMGIGIAKGENRAVEAAKCAISSPLLEDIDVSGAKGVLVNITGSSAMTMDDFDAVNKTVHEKVHEDANIIIGVVIDESLEDEIKVTAIVTGFGDRFDMERGRELRQNVTPLGEKSTVNKKWLDIPTHIRDRQQTENATRIRPAVSFIEDDEDQYDIPTFLRKSVD, via the coding sequence ATGTTCGAATTTGATGAAACGATTGAACAAAGTGCCATTATCAAAGTGATTGGCGTGGGCGGCGGCGGCGGCAATGCCGTCAACACGATGATCGCCAATAACATACATAAAGTCGATTTTATCGTTGCCAATACCGACGCCCAGGCGTTGCGCCACTCCAAGGCGCCGGTCAAGCTGCAGCTGGGCGGGCAGCTGACCAAGGGGCTCGGGGCCGGCGCCAATCCCAACATCGGTCGGGATGCGGCCCTTGAAGACCGGGAAAATATGACAGAAATGCTCAAGGGCGCCGACATGATCTTCATCGCCGCCGGCATGGGCGGCGGCACCGGCACCGGCGCAGCACCGGTCATTGCCGAGGCGGCCAAGGAAGCCGGGGCGCTGACCGTCGGCATCGTCACCAAGCCGTTCTCCCGCGAGGGCAAACAGCGCATGGCGAAGGCCGAAGAGGGCATCCGCGAGTTGAAAAAGCATGTGGACTCCCTGATCATCATCCCCAATGACCGCCTGCTCAATATCGCCCCCCGCTCGCTGGGCATCCTGGACGCCTTCAAACCGTCCGACGACGTCCTGCGCCAGGCCGTGCAGGGCATTTCAGACCTGATCACCACCTCCGGCTTCATCAACGTCGACTTTGCCGACGTCAAGTCCATCATGAGCGAACGCGGCATGGCCATGATGGGCATCGGTATCGCCAAAGGCGAAAACCGCGCCGTGGAAGCGGCCAAATGCGCCATCTCAAGCCCGCTCTTGGAAGATATCGACGTTTCCGGCGCCAAGGGCGTACTGGTCAACATCACCGGCTCATCCGCCATGACCATGGACGACTTCGACGCGGTCAACAAGACCGTCCACGAGAAGGTCCACGAAGACGCCAATATCATCATCGGCGTCGTCATCGACGAGAGCCTTGAGGATGAGATCAAGGTCACCGCCATCGTCACCGGTTTCGGCGACCGCTTCGACATGGAACGGGGCCGCGAATTGCGCCAAAATGTCACCCCGTTGGGTGAGAAAAGCACGGTCAACAAGAAGTGGCTGGACATCCCCACCCATATCCGCGACCGTCAGCAGACGGAGAACGCCACCCGCATCAGGCCGGCCGTTTCCTTTATCGAGGACGACGAGGACCAGTACGACATCCCGACCTTCCTGCGGAAATCGGTGGACTAG
- a CDS encoding cytochrome c3 family protein has translation MIPVATGIVAVALLAGTACAAPEVIPMKNGVTFRHKAHMLATHTCRPCHEAGPGKIEGFGKEWAHKNCKGCHGERNAGPYHCAGCHAKVYD, from the coding sequence ATGATTCCCGTTGCCACAGGTATTGTTGCCGTGGCGCTGCTGGCGGGCACGGCCTGCGCCGCCCCCGAAGTCATCCCCATGAAAAACGGGGTCACATTCAGGCACAAGGCCCACATGCTCGCCACCCACACCTGTAGGCCCTGTCACGAAGCTGGGCCGGGCAAGATCGAGGGTTTCGGCAAGGAGTGGGCGCACAAGAACTGCAAGGGGTGCCACGGGGAGCGGAATGCGGGGCCGTATCACTGCGCCGGCTGCCATGCGAAGGTGTATGATTAG
- a CDS encoding radical SAM protein, which produces MPDPALRLYTRPMTWKIRQKLRALLEAETSLRPDVRSRGGQLAVCLVYPNSYQTAMSSLGFQTVFGLLAESADILCERAFLPDREDREEYRRSGTPLLSLESQRPLADFDVVAFSTSFEPDYLHIPLMLELARIPVSAAGRTAADPLIIAGGAAFFINPEPVADFLDVVCIGEGEELIPALVSCLMSPQQGGRGGLLSALAARPGFYVPSLYRPRYDTDGCLTGFEGAPGAPLPVVRACPVLEQHRPAASLILTDNTEFGDMFLVEVSRGCPRGCRFCSAGFIYGPFRQQPFEHLTAAVDEGLRHRSKVGLVGAAVSDYRDIGRLCSYIVEKGAKVSVSSLRIDRLDSAMLDALTQSGHKTISLAPEGGSQRLRDLIRKNLNEGQILDACDMLISRDILNLKLYFIIGLPTETEADLDELLRLVAAIRERVLERARANKRIGEIILSVNPFIPKPFTPFQWCGMEPLASLERKVKLLETAVRAMPNVRLKVESLRESYLQALLSRGDRRLSALVAAMAAGCSLKKAAKQCGIDTDGYVCREIPEDAILPWSVIGTADREHLRNEYERAMGGGERTP; this is translated from the coding sequence TTGCCTGATCCCGCGCTGCGCCTGTATACTCGTCCCATGACCTGGAAGATCAGACAAAAACTGCGCGCCCTGCTGGAGGCGGAGACCAGCCTGCGCCCCGATGTGCGGAGCCGGGGCGGGCAGCTCGCCGTCTGCCTCGTCTACCCCAACTCCTACCAGACCGCCATGAGCAGCCTGGGGTTCCAGACGGTCTTCGGGCTCCTGGCGGAATCTGCCGATATCCTGTGCGAACGGGCCTTTCTACCCGACCGGGAGGATCGGGAGGAATACCGGCGCAGCGGCACGCCGCTCCTCTCTCTGGAAAGCCAACGCCCCCTGGCTGATTTCGACGTCGTCGCCTTTTCCACCTCCTTCGAGCCTGACTACCTCCATATCCCCCTCATGCTGGAACTGGCGCGTATCCCGGTTTCGGCTGCCGGGCGCACCGCTGCCGATCCCCTGATCATTGCGGGAGGGGCGGCGTTTTTCATCAATCCCGAACCGGTGGCCGACTTCCTGGACGTCGTCTGCATCGGCGAGGGGGAGGAGCTCATCCCGGCCCTGGTGTCGTGCTTGATGTCCCCCCAGCAGGGGGGGAGGGGAGGGTTGTTGTCCGCCTTGGCCGCCCGGCCCGGCTTCTATGTCCCGAGCCTCTACCGACCGCGGTACGATACCGATGGCTGCCTGACCGGCTTTGAGGGTGCTCCGGGCGCCCCGCTGCCGGTGGTGCGCGCCTGCCCCGTACTGGAACAGCATCGGCCGGCGGCGTCCCTCATCCTGACCGACAACACGGAATTCGGCGACATGTTCCTGGTGGAGGTGAGCCGGGGGTGTCCGCGCGGTTGCCGCTTCTGTAGTGCGGGTTTCATCTACGGCCCCTTTCGCCAGCAGCCCTTCGAGCACCTCACGGCTGCGGTGGACGAGGGGCTCAGGCACCGCTCCAAGGTCGGGCTGGTGGGGGCGGCGGTGTCGGACTACCGGGATATCGGCCGCCTCTGTAGCTACATTGTGGAAAAAGGGGCCAAGGTCTCGGTCTCGTCCCTGCGCATCGACCGGCTGGACAGCGCCATGCTTGATGCCCTGACGCAAAGCGGCCACAAGACCATCTCCCTGGCGCCGGAGGGTGGCTCCCAGCGGCTGCGGGACCTGATCCGCAAGAACCTGAACGAGGGGCAGATCCTGGATGCCTGCGACATGCTGATCTCCCGGGACATCCTGAACCTGAAGCTGTACTTCATCATCGGCCTGCCGACGGAGACGGAGGCTGATCTGGATGAACTGCTCCGGCTGGTGGCGGCCATCCGCGAGCGGGTGTTGGAGCGGGCGCGGGCCAACAAGCGGATCGGCGAGATTATCCTGTCGGTCAACCCCTTCATTCCCAAGCCGTTCACCCCCTTCCAGTGGTGCGGCATGGAGCCGCTCGCCTCCTTGGAGCGCAAGGTGAAGCTCCTGGAAACGGCCGTGCGTGCCATGCCCAACGTGCGCCTCAAGGTGGAAAGCCTGCGGGAGTCCTACCTCCAGGCCCTGCTGTCCCGGGGGGACCGGCGGCTCTCGGCCCTGGTGGCCGCCATGGCCGCGGGGTGTTCCCTCAAGAAGGCGGCCAAGCAGTGCGGGATCGATACGGACGGCTATGTGTGCCGCGAGATCCCCGAAGATGCGATCCTGCCCTGGAGCGTCATCGGCACGGCGGACCGGGAACATCTGAGGAATGAGTACGAACGAGCCATGGGGGGAGGGGAGAGGACGCCATGA
- a CDS encoding molybdopterin-dependent oxidoreductase: protein MVTLTIDGRQIQVPAGTTILDAAAGLGIKIPTLCWLKKVSTTGACRICVVAIEGVDRFMTACNTPVKEGIVVTTTSPQLEKARKKTLELMLVNHPLDCPVCDAGGECDLQDTCFALKVDRNEYAAEREPLPIVYDWPLIENCSTRCILCEKCVKVCHEIVGADAIEVKNCGDRSLIGTVDGKPLDCDFCGNCINACPTGTLISKPFKFRGRPWTFDVTRSVCAFCSSGCQIDYHSRDGRVERVTSSDDGFNRGNLCINGRFGYAAFNSSGRLTEPLLKDAAGKQQEAGWDQALGTVAARLKDIVSASGGASVAGIGSPRVTNEESYLFQKFLRGAVGTNNIDSEARLGYFPAQLIQWRMLGYSGGTVAMDAIEQATAVVVLGSDLKAESAGFAYRVIRAATRNDAKLVVAGARASWITPFANAFLQYRSGGEAWLVAGLNKAILAEGLENKAFIDADTKEFAAFTTALGGITFEQIAEASGVGEAELREAARLIGVNGRVAVIYGAEVMRSVDAANAVTGVVNLALLTGAAGTGGAGIYPLDEKNNTQGMLDMGVCPEYLPGYHDYAHAAARFGADWKVAVSTTPGKDLFQIVEGIEKGEIRALYVMGSDPLHFMPDRTRIMKALQKLDLLVVQDLFLTDTARLAHIVLPAASGAEKSGSFTSVDNRVQCFPRAVAPAGDARTDGEILAKLHDLVSPVANITAASAEELHHEIARLTGLYSEQCDHEGCRMGRAKNRPALSDKPATFAPVTPASPARRDGAYPLSLIIGPVLHHNGTFSTWSDNNMAVAGEAYVEIAPADARKAGIVTGSAVKISSSRGSILLTAKVLETAPEGTLFVPAHFREAQVNLLTQGAGNTVGVKLEKA, encoded by the coding sequence ATGGTTACGCTGACGATTGACGGCAGACAGATACAGGTCCCTGCAGGGACGACCATCCTGGATGCGGCCGCCGGGCTGGGGATCAAGATCCCGACGCTCTGCTGGCTGAAAAAGGTTTCCACCACCGGGGCCTGTCGTATCTGTGTGGTGGCGATCGAGGGGGTTGACCGGTTCATGACCGCCTGCAACACCCCGGTCAAGGAAGGCATCGTTGTCACCACCACGTCGCCGCAGTTGGAGAAAGCCCGCAAAAAGACGCTGGAGTTGATGCTGGTCAACCACCCGCTGGACTGCCCGGTGTGCGACGCCGGGGGCGAATGCGACCTGCAGGATACCTGCTTTGCCCTCAAGGTGGACCGGAACGAGTATGCCGCCGAGCGGGAACCTCTGCCGATCGTCTACGACTGGCCCCTGATCGAGAATTGCTCCACCCGCTGCATCCTGTGCGAGAAGTGCGTCAAGGTCTGCCACGAGATCGTGGGGGCCGATGCCATCGAGGTCAAGAACTGCGGCGACCGCTCCCTGATCGGCACCGTGGACGGCAAGCCGCTTGATTGCGATTTCTGCGGCAACTGCATCAACGCCTGCCCCACCGGCACCCTGATCAGCAAACCGTTCAAGTTCCGCGGCCGCCCCTGGACCTTCGACGTGACCAGAAGCGTCTGCGCCTTCTGCTCGTCCGGCTGCCAGATCGACTACCATTCCCGCGACGGCCGCGTGGAGCGGGTCACCAGTTCCGATGACGGCTTCAACCGCGGCAACCTGTGTATCAACGGCCGTTTCGGCTATGCCGCCTTCAACTCTTCCGGCAGACTGACCGAACCACTCCTCAAGGACGCAGCCGGCAAACAGCAGGAGGCCGGCTGGGATCAGGCCCTGGGCACGGTTGCGGCCCGTTTGAAGGATATCGTTTCCGCAAGCGGCGGGGCCAGTGTGGCCGGTATCGGTTCGCCCCGGGTGACCAACGAGGAGAGTTATCTCTTCCAGAAGTTCCTGCGTGGCGCCGTGGGCACCAACAACATCGACTCCGAGGCGCGTCTCGGCTATTTCCCGGCCCAGCTCATCCAGTGGCGGATGCTGGGCTACAGCGGCGGAACCGTTGCCATGGACGCCATTGAGCAGGCCACGGCGGTCGTGGTCCTGGGGAGCGACCTCAAGGCCGAATCGGCCGGTTTTGCCTACCGGGTGATCCGGGCCGCCACCCGGAACGACGCCAAATTGGTCGTGGCCGGTGCCCGCGCCAGTTGGATCACGCCGTTCGCCAACGCGTTTCTCCAGTACCGTTCCGGCGGCGAGGCCTGGCTGGTGGCCGGCCTCAACAAGGCTATCCTGGCTGAAGGGCTTGAAAACAAGGCTTTCATCGACGCCGATACCAAGGAGTTCGCCGCGTTCACCACGGCCCTCGGCGGGATCACCTTTGAGCAGATCGCCGAGGCGAGCGGCGTCGGCGAGGCCGAGTTGCGCGAGGCGGCTCGCCTCATAGGCGTTAACGGCCGCGTGGCCGTCATCTACGGTGCCGAGGTCATGCGCTCCGTTGATGCGGCCAATGCCGTCACCGGCGTGGTCAATCTGGCCCTCCTGACCGGGGCGGCCGGCACGGGCGGCGCCGGTATCTATCCGCTGGACGAGAAGAACAACACCCAGGGGATGCTGGACATGGGGGTCTGCCCCGAGTATCTGCCCGGCTATCACGACTACGCCCATGCCGCCGCCCGCTTCGGTGCGGATTGGAAGGTCGCTGTTTCCACCACGCCGGGCAAGGATCTCTTCCAGATCGTCGAAGGGATCGAAAAGGGCGAAATCCGTGCACTGTACGTCATGGGAAGCGACCCGCTGCATTTCATGCCGGACCGCACCCGCATCATGAAGGCTCTTCAGAAGCTGGACCTGCTGGTGGTGCAGGACCTGTTCCTGACCGACACCGCCCGTCTGGCCCACATCGTGCTGCCCGCCGCCAGCGGGGCCGAGAAGTCCGGCTCCTTCACCTCCGTGGACAATCGGGTGCAGTGTTTCCCACGGGCCGTGGCCCCGGCCGGCGATGCCCGCACCGACGGCGAGATCCTGGCGAAGCTGCACGATCTCGTGTCGCCCGTAGCGAATATCACGGCGGCGTCGGCGGAAGAGCTGCACCATGAGATCGCCCGGCTGACCGGGCTCTACAGCGAGCAGTGCGACCACGAGGGGTGCCGTATGGGGCGGGCCAAGAACCGGCCGGCCCTCAGCGACAAGCCGGCGACGTTTGCGCCGGTAACGCCCGCCTCCCCTGCCCGGCGGGATGGGGCCTACCCCCTGAGCCTCATCATCGGGCCGGTGCTGCACCACAACGGCACCTTCTCCACCTGGTCGGACAACAATATGGCCGTTGCCGGCGAGGCGTATGTGGAGATAGCGCCAGCGGATGCCCGCAAGGCGGGTATCGTCACCGGAAGTGCGGTCAAGATTTCCTCCTCCCGGGGGAGCATTCTCCTCACCGCCAAGGTACTGGAGACGGCCCCGGAGGGCACGCTGTTCGTCCCTGCCCATTTCCGGGAGGCCCAGGTGAACCTCTTGACCCAGGGGGCGGGGAACACGGTGGGGGTCAAGCTGGAAAAGGCCTGA